In Aedes albopictus strain Foshan chromosome 3, AalbF5, whole genome shotgun sequence, the following are encoded in one genomic region:
- the LOC109422254 gene encoding tubulin beta-1 chain, translated as MREIVHIQAGQCGNQIGAKFWEIISDEHGIDATGAYHGDSDLQLERINVYYNEASGGKYVPRAVLVDLEPGTMDSVRSGPFGQIFRPDNFVFGQSGAGNNWAKGHYTEGAELVDSVLDVVRKEAESCDCLQGFQLTHSLGGGTGSGMGTLLISKIREEYPDRIMNTYSVVPSPKVSDTVVEPYNATLSVHQLVENTDETYCIDNEALYDICFRTLKLTTPTYGDLNHLVSLTMSGVTTCLRFPGQLNADLRKLAVNMVPFPRLHFFMPGFAPLTSRGSQQYRALTVPELTQQMFDAKNMMAACDPRHGRYLTVAAVFRGRMSMKEVDEQMLNIQNKNSSYFVEWIPNNVKTAVCDIPPRGLKMSATFIGNSTAIQELFKRISEQFTAMFRRKAFLHWYTGEGMDEMEFTEAESNMNDLVSEYQQYQEATADEDAEFDEEQEAEVDEN; from the coding sequence TTTTGGGAAATCATCTCCGATGAGCATGGAATCGACGCCACCGGAGCCTACCATGGTGACTCAGACCTGCAGCTGGAACGCATCAACGTGTACTACAATGAAGCCTCCGGCGGCAAATACGTGCCACGCGCCGTGCTAGTCGATCTGGAACCCGGCACCATGGACTCCGTCCGCTCGGGGCCATTCGGACAGATCTTCCGCCCGGACAACTTCGTCTTCGGACAGTCCGGTGCCGGTAACAACTGGGCCAAGGGTCACTACACCGAGGGTGCCGAACTGGTCGACTCCGTCCTGGACGTCGTCCGCAAAGAGGCCGAATCGTGCGActgcctgcagggattccagctGACGCACTCGCTCGGCGGTGGTACCGGATCCGGTATGGGCACACTGTTGATCTCCAAAATTCGTGAAGAATACCCCGACAGAATCATGAACACATACTCAGTTGTCCCCTCGCCAAAAGTATCAGACACCGTCGTAGAACCGTACAACGCCACCCTGTCCGTGCACCAGCTGGTCGAAAACACCGACGAGACGTACTGTATCGACAATGAAGCCCTGTATGATATCTGCTTCCGCACCCTGAAGCTCACAACCCCAACCTACGGTGATCTGAACCATCTGGTGTCACTGACCATGTCCGGAGTAACCACCTGCCTGCGATTCCCTGGTCAACTGAACGCCGATCTGCGAAAACTGGCCGTCAACATGGTTCCCTTCCCACGTCTGCACTTCTTCATGCCCGGATTCGCCCCACTCACCTCCCGCGGATCGCAACAGTACCGTGCCCTGACCGTGCCAGAACTGACCCAACAGATGTTCGACGCCAAGAACATGATGGCCGCCTGCGACCCACGACATGGACGTTACCTGACAGTTGCCGCCGTGTTCCGAGGCCGCATGTCGATGAAGGAAGTCGACGAACAGATGCTGAACATCCAGAACAAGAACAGCAGCTACTTCGTTGAATGGATCCCGAACAACGTCAAGACCGCCGTCTGTGATATTCCTCCACGAGGACTGAAGATGTCTGCCACCTTCATCGGTAACTCGACCGCCATCCAGGAACTGTTCAAGCGTATCTCCGAACAATTCACCGCTATGTTCCGTCGTAAGGCTTTCTTGCATTGGTACACTGGCGAGGGTATGGATGAGATGGAATTCACTGAAGCCGAGAGCAACATGAACGATCTGGTGTCCGAATATCAGCAATACCAGGAAGCCACCGCCGACGAGGATGCTGAATTCGACGAGGAACAGGAAGCTGAAGTTGACGAAAACTAA